In Camelina sativa cultivar DH55 chromosome 16, Cs, whole genome shotgun sequence, a single window of DNA contains:
- the LOC104749462 gene encoding RING-H2 finger protein ATL39-like yields the protein MGFNDPSLNAIILWFAAVTSLVTISVIFALLVLCLLKRRRFDVSPEEENEYHGRREPPCQGLSASVIAAFPTFSYKPDNSDPESNNQEIECPVCLGLIPKNVVIKVLPNCMHMFDEECIGKWLESHATCPVCRRLAQPTASSGDKVLESIV from the coding sequence ATGGGTTTCAACGATCCTTCACTAAACGCAATCATCCTTTGGTTTGCTGCCGTAACGTCTCTCGTAACTATCTCCGTTATCTTCGCCCTTCTCGTTCTTTGTTTACTCAAACGCCGTAGGTTTGATGTATCACCGGAAGAAGAGAACGAGTACCACGGAAGAAGAGAGCCACCGTGCCAAGGTCTTAGTGCTTCCGTGATTGCCGCCTTTCCCACCTTTTCTTACAAACCGGATAATAGTGATCCCGAGAGCAACAATCAGGAGATCGAATGTCCGGTTTGCTTAGGATTAATTCCCAAGAATGTTGTGATTAAGGTTTTACCAAATTGTATGCACATGTTTGATGAGGAATGTATAGGTAAGTGGCTTGAATCACACGCAACTTGTCCTGTGTGTCGTAGACTGGCTCAGCCGACGGCTAGCTCTGGTGATAAGGTCTTAGAAAGTATAGTATAG